One window from the genome of Osmerus eperlanus chromosome 3, fOsmEpe2.1, whole genome shotgun sequence encodes:
- the pgap1 gene encoding GPI inositol-deacylase produces the protein MRVVAVAFYACALGLLAMGLRELLSGFEENRCSMTYMFEYPEYRRVLLPRRVSRLYPAYGLYLYGEGQYAQETHTLKLSGTPVLFLPGNAGSYKQARSLGSVALRKAEALEGGLHLNVFTVDFNEELVALYGGSLRRQTLFLHESIKAILRLYKHREAPPRSVVLVGHSMGGVVARALFTLPRFSPALVSLILTLASPHQAPPLSLDTQLLEFYSAVRQRWVDRGDDLRNVTVLSIGGGYRDYQVRSGLTALPCVTDDPSKLSLVVTAVPRTWVSTDHLSIVWCKELVLASVRALFDLIDPQSGQFSEDPERRMAVLNHHFIRHPVHMLNEPQEAPFSFSGSPDVWSEVNTLRLAYTAPKEGQVKYFLFALSSRRKAYSHFYCRSTSLEMTSWVYGCTQRNGSMCVQAVDLSSGTELLPAYKVLILRLRDMSAVSHLVVGASNLNGKQFTVECEWQREESQTISVSVPHVLSFGMTASDATVNSSGLLHIIELKHFHQVYQAFRINVVSHCKVAKDRLPNVYRMKVPWFREDSLTTSSVPSVTELSGMLHTSRPDNTSGVLLQLHTAPNCQYKVSVRTSFPRVLGQVLRVCGQVLPVYTAVALLLACRGQLSSIVRTGGSLEMSQAVAGGLQPHKVDLPIYLLLLLLRQSWFQEGWSALCLPPVDALPSTSPDGSSHTAPPDEWPRLLAPLLYVLGAAVAFWGSTVLRLSIHLLSLLLAPLHGPSISQDCGTLRLRTQLLLILSLSVLGGTSCGALSITASFLLHLYRVLKLQMTERSLSHMLNLAPQKQREQENGSTDVKPHATPRECNGAPLLSECVLQGVRSDLQLHLSLSALFTVPLMLSAPSLLHWARSLRYSTQLDPDPCWPHTVPLLIANVLLVNCDVVKLSNSKLLPLTSYFLLPISIAMVTFSPLHLYRVTYFLSAALPLLAISCFV, from the exons ATGAGAGTTGTCGCTGTGGCCTTTTACGCTTGTGCGTTAGGGCTTCTGGCGATGGGCCTGCGAGAATTATTGTCGGGATTCGAAGAAAATAGGTGTAGCATGACCTATATGTTCGAGTACCCGGAGTACCGG cGGGTGCTCCTGCCGCGGCGCGTGTCCAGGCTGTACCCTGCCTACGGGCTGTACCTGTACGGCGAGGGCCAGTACgctcaggagacacacacactgaagctcAGCGGCACCCCCGTGCTCTTCCTTCCTGGCAACGCAGGCAGCTACAAACAAG CTCGTTCGCTGGGCTCCGTGGCCCTGAGGAAGGCAGAGGCCCTGGAGGGCGGCCTGCATCTCAACGTGTTCACCGTGGACTTCAACGAGGAGCTGGTAGCGCTGTACGGAGGCAGCCTGAGGAGACAGACTCTCTTCCTGCACGAGAGCATTAAGGCCATCCTGCGGCTCtacaag CACCGTGAAGCGCCCCCCCGCAGCGTGGTGCTGGTGGGCCACTCCATGGGCGGGGTGGTGGCCCGGGCCCTGTTCACCCTGCCCCGCTTCAGCCCTGCCCTGGTCAGCCTCATcctcaccctggcctcgccCCACCAggctcccccactctccctcgaCACACAGCTGCTGG AGTTCTACTCTGCCGTCAGACAGAGGTGGGTGGATCGGGGGGACGACTTGCGTAACGTGACGGTGCTTTCCATCGGGGGCGGTTACCGTGACTACCAGGTGCGCTCAGGTCTGACGGCCCTGCCGTGTGTCACAGATGACCCCAGCAAGCTGTCTTTGGTG GTCACAGCCGTCCCCAGGACCTGGGTGTCTACAGACCACCTGTCCATCGTGTG GTGCAAAGAGCTGGTCCTCGCTTCTGTGAGAGCGTTATTTGACCTCATCGACCCCCAGTCAGGACAG TTTTCAGAGGATCCAGAGAGGAGAATGGCTGTTCTGAACCATCACTTCATCAGACATCCTGTCCACATGCTGAACGAACCACAAGAGgcccccttctccttctcag gTTCTCCTGATGTTTGGAGCGAGGTGAACACACTTCGCCTGGCTTATACCGCCCCGAAG GAAGGCCAAGTCAAGTACTTCCTGTTTGCGTTGTCCAGTCGCAGGAAAGCCTACAGTCACTTCTACTGCCGGAGCACAAGCCTG GAAATGACCAGCTGGGTTTACGGTTGCACTCAGAGGAATGGATCTATGTG TGTTCAAGCGGTAGATCTGTCTTCAGGGACTGAACTTCTACCAGCCTACAAG GTTCTGATCCTGAGGCTCAGAGATATGTCTGCAGTCTCTCATCTGGTCGTAGGGGCCTCCAACCTCAACGGCAAGCAG ttcACGGTGGAGTGTGAGTGGCAGCGAGAGGAGTCTCAGACCATATCTGTGTCCGTGCCGCACGTTCTCTCCTTCG GTATGACTGCTAGCGATGCCACTGTCAACTCCTCTGGACTTCTCCACATAATAGAGCTGAAGCACTTTCACCAG GTCTATCAGGCCTTTAGAATCAACGTTGTGAGCCACTGCAAGGTCGCCAAAG ACAGGCTGCCTAACGTATACAGGATGAAGGTGCCCTGGTTTAGAGAGGACTCACTCACCACTTCCAG CGTTCCCTCGGTAACGGAGCTATCAGGCATGCTCCACACCAGTCGCCCTGACAACACCTCAGGTGTCCTCCTGCAGCTCCACACTGCCCCCAACTGCCAGTACAAG GTGTCAGTGAGGACTTCATTTCCCAGGGTGCTCGGACAG GTGCTGAGGGTGTGTGGCCAGGTGCTGCCTGTGTACACGGCTGTAGCGCTCCTCCtggcctgcagggggcagctGTCCTCCATCGTAAGGACGGGGGGCTCTCTGGAGATGAGCCAGGCTGTGGCAGGAGGCCTGCAGCCCCACAAAGTAGACCTGCCCAtctacctgctgctgctgctgctcag ACAAAGCTGGTTCCAGGAGGGCTGGtcggctctctgtctcccccctgtggacgcgctcccctccacctcccctgatGGTTCCTCCCACACGGCCCCGCCCGATGAATGGCCCCGCCTCCTGGCCCCCCTGCTGTACGTGCTGGGAGCTGCTGTTGCATTCTGGGGCAGCACAGTCCTCCGGCTCTCCATCCACCTCCTGTCTTTGCTGCTGGCTCCCCTGCACGG acCCTCTATCTCTCAAGACTGTGGCACCCTGCGTCTTCgcacccagctcctcctcatcctgtctctcaGTGTCCTGGGTGGAACTTCCTGTGGAGCCCTGTCAATCACTGCCAGCTTCCTGCTTCACCTCTATAGA GTGCTAAAACTTCAAATGACAGAGAGGTCGTTGAGTCACATGCTTAACCTG GCACCACAGAagcagagggagcaggagaacgGCAGCACGGACGTCAAGCCGCACGCCACGCCGAGGGAGTGCAACGGCGCCCCCCTGCTGTCGGAGTGTGTACTGCAGGGCGTGAGGTCCGACCTGCAGCTCCACCTCAGCCTGTCGGCTCTGTTTACCGTGCCGCTGATGCTGAGCGCTCCCTCGCTCCTGCACTGGGCACGCAGCCTGAG gtatTCCACTCAGCTAGATCCTGACCCCTGCTGGCCTCACACTGTGCCTCTCCTCATCGCCAATGTGCTGCTGGTCAACTGTGATGTTGTGAAGCTCagcaacag TAAACTCCTGCCTCTGACGTCATACTTCCTGCTGCCCATCTCAATCGCCATGGTGACCTTCTCACCGCTCCATCTATACCGTGTGACCTACTTCCTGTCGGCCGCCCTGCCCCTGCTTGCCATTTCCTGTTTTGTGTGA